The Molothrus ater isolate BHLD 08-10-18 breed brown headed cowbird chromosome 9, BPBGC_Mater_1.1, whole genome shotgun sequence genome includes a region encoding these proteins:
- the LOC118689258 gene encoding dimethylaniline monooxygenase [N-oxide-forming] 2-like: protein MVQRVAVVGAGAGGLASVKCCLAEGLEPTCFESSEDIGGVWRYTDSTDSRRITVYRSVITNTSKEMSCFSDFPFPEDFPNYLPHSLVLEYLRMYARHFDLLRHIRLQTTVLSVRKCPDFSTSGRWEVVTESRGVRESHIFDAVMVCTGHYQEPYLPLASFPGIESRFKGQYLHSWEYRDVQAFRGKRVLVLGIGNTGGDLSVELSRVAAKVFLSTRSHTWVVSRVSDHGFPLDMVSTTRFNSLLDWLLPSALTRRIKFRKFNSWFNHTNYGLASSKSSKFKMIINEELPFCLLSGTVVLKPNVKEFTESSAVFEDGTTEGNIDVVLFATGYNFSFPFLEESVGGTIHDNRSLYNCIFPPQLEQPTLAIIGLIQLTGSIMVGSEMQARWVTGVFAGWNKLPPPSRMMAEVLKRKPAVKRNPSERENLKMSFISYVDKIAACAGVKPSVLRLLLTDPQLGLAIFFGPCSPYQYRLEGRGSWSGARAAILTQWQRSLRPLRTRMLGDSSSSSWGWSWMCLLALPAALTAAWLCSKHPQPGWSPRL, encoded by the exons ATGGTCCAGCGTGTGGCTGTGgttggagctggggctgggggcttggCCTCTGTCAAGTGCTGCctggctgaggggctggagcccacGTGCTTCGAGAGCAGCGAGGACATCGGCGGCGTCTGGCGCTACACG GACTCCACAGACAGCAGGAGGATCACTGTGTACCGCTCAGTCATCACCAACACCTCCAAGGAGATGTCCTGCTTCAGTGACTTCCCCTTCCCCGAGGATTTTCCCAACTACCTGCCCCACAGCCTGGTCCTTGAATACCTCAGGATGTACGCCCGGCACTTCGACCTCCTGCGGCACATTCGCCTCCAG ACCACAGTTCTCAGTGTGAGGAAGTGCCCAGATTTCAGCACCTCAGGCCGGTGGGAGGTGGTCACTGAGAGCCGTGGTGTCCGTGAGTCCCACATCTTCGACGCTGTCATGGTTTGCACCGGCCATTACCAGGAGCCCTACTTGCCATTGGCTTCTTTCCCAG GCATTGAAAGTCGCTTCAAAGGGCAGtacctgcacagctgggagtACAGGGACGTGCAGGCTTTCCGTGGGAAGCGCGTCCTGGTGCTTGGCATCGGCAACACCGGCGGGGACCTGTCTGTGGAGCTGAGCCGAGTGGCTGCCAAG GTGTTcctcagcaccaggagccaCACATGGGTCGTCAGCCGGGTCTCAGACCACGGCTTCCCCTTGGACATGGTCAGCACCACCCGCTTCAACTCCCTCCTGGACTGGCTCCTCCCATCAGCCCTCACAAGGAGGATCAAGTTTCGGAAGTTCAATTCATGGTTCAACCACACAAACTATGGCTTGGCCTCCAGCAAAAG CTCCAAATTTAAGATGATTATCAATGAAGAGCTGCccttctgcctcctctctgggACTGTGGTGTTGAAGCCCAACGTGAAGGAGTTCACTGAAAGCTCTGCTGTTTTCGAAGACGGCACAACCGAAGGAAACATTGACGTGGTGCTCTTTGCCACGGGCTACaacttctccttccccttcctcgAGGAGTCTGTTGGGGGCACCATCCACGACAACCGTTCCCTCTACAACTGCatcttccctccccagctggagcagcccacGCTGGCCATCATTGGCCTGATCCAGCTGACAGGTTCCATCATGGTGGGCTCAGAGATGCAGGCTCGCTGGGTCACAGGGGTGTTTGCAG GCTGGAACAAGCTGCCTCCCCCCAGCAGGATGATGGCTGAGGTTTTGAAGAGGAAGCCAGCAGTCAAAAG GAACCCGTCTGAGAGGGAGAACCTGAAGATGAGTTTCATCAGCTACGTGGACAAAATCGCTGCGTGCGCCGGCGTCAAGCCCAGCGTGttgaggctgctgctgacagaCCCCCAGCTGGGCCTGGCCATCTTCTTTGGGCCCTGCTCCCCCTACCAGTACCGGctggagggcaggggcagctggagcGGGGCCAGAGCTGCCATCCTCACCCAGTGGCAGCGCTCCCTGCGGCCCCTGAGGACACGGATGCTGGgtgacagctccagcagctcctggggctggagctggatgtgcctcctggctctgccagcagctctcactgcagctTGGCTCTGCTCCAAAcacccccagccaggctggagcccccGGCTGTAG